In the genome of Cellvibrio sp. KY-YJ-3, one region contains:
- a CDS encoding lipopolysaccharide assembly protein LapB, producing MRQVFPAVSIALGKTLLVTAVAISPIFVNSAVNVFAPGVIEIGVVHAQVKAKNKYASAEQRKFPNVSESFGKKITEAANFLQPQDESVKPDPRKAMQLLNEMAANSAKANAYELVLLNQYTGYAHLGAENYTKAIESFNKMLAQSPNMPLATEASTIRIVGQLYSQLDNPKKALETLLKWTDYAESLKPEDSYMFSTLYYQLEDNNNALLNINEAVRAQEAAGKVPAESWYILQRGLYFDKEDYKSGLVVLEKLIKHYPKAQYWKQLSQVYRMMDRTNDALYALETCYLMDGLTTEKDLINLAYSFLEAEVPYKAVKVLKKGIYTDKNVEPTAKNLKLLADAYRLSQNAKESLVEYEKAAQKSTDGEMIIGLAQAYLANDKFKEASKWGRDALKKGGIKRVDHANITVAQAEFELKNFDEAIKFFKEAAKDARSSKLANQWVTFSEREQARLKALAQQ from the coding sequence ATGAGACAAGTATTTCCTGCCGTTTCAATTGCTCTTGGCAAAACTTTGCTAGTTACCGCCGTTGCTATTTCGCCAATTTTTGTGAATAGCGCTGTGAATGTTTTTGCTCCCGGCGTTATTGAAATCGGAGTTGTACACGCACAGGTTAAAGCGAAGAATAAATACGCTTCGGCGGAGCAACGCAAATTCCCCAATGTTAGCGAATCTTTCGGCAAAAAAATTACCGAGGCTGCAAACTTCCTTCAACCGCAAGACGAATCTGTAAAGCCCGATCCACGCAAGGCTATGCAATTGTTGAATGAAATGGCTGCTAACTCAGCTAAGGCGAATGCGTATGAGCTGGTGTTGCTTAATCAGTATACTGGTTATGCTCATCTTGGGGCCGAGAACTATACTAAGGCTATCGAAAGCTTCAATAAAATGCTTGCTCAATCGCCTAACATGCCATTAGCAACCGAGGCGTCCACCATTCGTATTGTTGGGCAACTTTATTCCCAGCTGGATAATCCAAAGAAAGCATTAGAAACATTGCTTAAGTGGACTGACTATGCTGAATCCTTGAAGCCAGAAGACTCGTACATGTTTTCTACGCTTTATTATCAGCTTGAAGATAATAATAATGCGCTATTAAATATTAACGAGGCTGTTAGGGCGCAGGAGGCAGCTGGTAAGGTTCCTGCTGAATCTTGGTATATTCTTCAGCGTGGATTGTATTTTGATAAAGAAGATTACAAGAGCGGCTTGGTTGTTCTTGAAAAACTTATCAAACACTATCCAAAGGCGCAGTACTGGAAGCAGCTATCGCAAGTTTATCGCATGATGGATCGCACTAACGATGCACTCTACGCACTTGAAACTTGTTATTTAATGGATGGATTGACTACTGAAAAAGATCTTATCAATTTGGCATATTCATTTTTAGAAGCGGAAGTCCCTTATAAGGCCGTTAAGGTTTTGAAAAAAGGTATTTACACTGATAAAAATGTTGAGCCTACTGCTAAGAATCTGAAGTTGCTTGCAGATGCATATCGCTTGTCGCAAAACGCCAAAGAATCTTTGGTCGAGTATGAAAAAGCAGCACAGAAGTCAACCGATGGAGAAATGATCATTGGCTTGGCGCAAGCTTATCTTGCCAATGATAAGTTCAAAGAGGCTTCTAAGTGGGGCCGCGATGCTCTGAAAAAAGGTGGTATTAAGCGTGTCGACCATGCGAATATCACTGTTGCCCAAGCGGAGTTTGAGCTGAAAAACTTTGATGAAGCTATCAAGTTTTTTAAAGAGGCGGCAAAAGATGCGCGCAGTTCCAAGCTCGCCAATCAATGGGTTACTTTCTCTGAGCGTGAACAAGCTAGATTGAAAGCGTTGGCACAGCAATAA
- a CDS encoding energy transducer TonB — translation MNFAKVGIAGLLGVVTTFLLLFLMYQLVNNDLGEVAQKKSVKIPDINMPDTKIETRFEDAKPEKPEAPETPPDLPEPEFEAPNVSGEALNMSAPIAKAGIDVGAGSLAFSEGEYLPIVKVPPEYPSTALSRGIEGFCTVVYTVTETGATRDPEPIADQCVTKEGKPTTVFNRASVRAALKFKYKPKVVDGKPVEVPGVKNRFTYTMQK, via the coding sequence ATGAACTTCGCAAAAGTAGGTATAGCAGGGCTGTTGGGGGTGGTTACCACCTTCTTGCTCTTATTTTTGATGTATCAGTTAGTGAATAATGATTTAGGCGAAGTTGCGCAGAAAAAGTCTGTGAAAATTCCTGATATCAACATGCCTGATACAAAAATTGAGACTCGTTTTGAGGATGCTAAACCAGAGAAACCAGAAGCCCCTGAAACTCCTCCAGATCTTCCGGAGCCAGAGTTTGAAGCGCCTAATGTGTCTGGTGAAGCATTGAATATGAGTGCTCCTATTGCTAAAGCAGGCATTGATGTTGGTGCTGGTTCATTGGCTTTTAGTGAGGGTGAATATTTACCTATCGTTAAAGTGCCGCCAGAGTATCCAAGTACTGCGTTGTCGCGTGGTATTGAAGGCTTTTGTACGGTTGTGTATACCGTTACAGAAACTGGTGCTACTCGCGATCCAGAGCCTATTGCTGATCAATGCGTCACCAAAGAGGGCAAGCCGACAACAGTATTTAACCGCGCGTCTGTTCGTGCAGCGCTCAAGTTTAAATACAAGCCAAAAGTTGTGGACGGCAAGCCAGTCGAAGTGCCTGGTGTGAAGAACCGCTTCACTTACACTATGCAGAAATAA
- a CDS encoding biopolymer transporter ExbD gives MSRNNAKPEEEPQAIDLTPMLDVVFIMLIFFIVTATFIKEAGKEVVRPDAVTGDSKPNASILIAIGDDNEIWIDKKQVDPRSVVKVIERMRADNPNGSVSIQADTKARIEFVLEVANAAREAGITDVSVSTEEK, from the coding sequence ATGAGCAGGAACAACGCAAAACCTGAAGAAGAACCGCAGGCAATCGACCTCACGCCTATGCTTGATGTTGTATTTATTATGCTGATTTTCTTCATAGTTACGGCAACGTTCATTAAAGAAGCTGGCAAAGAGGTTGTGAGACCTGATGCGGTTACTGGTGATTCGAAGCCTAATGCTAGTATTCTGATTGCTATTGGTGATGACAATGAAATTTGGATTGATAAGAAGCAAGTTGATCCACGTAGCGTTGTTAAAGTGATTGAGCGTATGCGCGCAGACAATCCCAATGGTTCAGTTTCAATTCAAGCAGATACTAAAGCTCGTATTGAATTCGTATTGGAGGTCGCTAATGCTGCGCGTGAAGCTGGCATTACCGATGTGTCTGTCTCTACTGAAGAGAAATAG
- a CDS encoding MotA/TolQ/ExbB proton channel family protein: protein MQALTDAFAAIGAFMDQGGPLMYYIAALTFAMWTLVFERVVYFKGGLKGEVQQALNSWEQRKERKSWNAHQIRAAMVSRMSAKINKNLDMITTLIALCPLMGLLGTVTGMIEVFSVLSLTGGGDAKSMAGGVSKATIPTMAGMVAALSGLFVNTYLSRIAEREDRLFADHLTMDH, encoded by the coding sequence ATGCAGGCTTTAACGGACGCTTTTGCAGCCATTGGAGCCTTTATGGATCAGGGCGGCCCTTTGATGTATTACATCGCCGCCCTTACCTTTGCAATGTGGACTCTCGTTTTTGAGCGTGTGGTCTACTTTAAAGGTGGTCTAAAAGGTGAAGTCCAACAGGCTCTGAATAGTTGGGAGCAGCGTAAAGAGCGAAAGTCATGGAATGCACATCAAATTCGTGCAGCTATGGTTTCGCGTATGTCAGCAAAAATTAACAAAAACTTGGACATGATCACTACATTAATTGCTCTCTGCCCCCTTATGGGGTTGCTGGGAACTGTTACCGGTATGATTGAAGTGTTTAGTGTTCTGTCTCTGACTGGTGGTGGTGATGCCAAGTCAATGGCGGGTGGGGTATCGAAAGCAACAATTCCTACAATGGCTGGCATGGTTGCAGCTCTATCTGGATTGTTTGTAAATACATATCTTTCTCGAATTGCTGAGCGTGAAGATCGCTTGTTTGCTGACCATTTGACAATGGATCACTAA
- a CDS encoding MotA/TolQ/ExbB proton channel family protein yields MKMKFVKSCLMLAVAGLLGSSFAVAQEKAQTLDQLLDMVKKSQISESAEHKQREAEFARDKANQANLLAQAKATRQAEEARSAALEKKYQEQDILVAAKKTQLNERLGSMKELFGHLTSTAGDLRATLETSIVSAQYPNRGEFLDTLIEKMNSNTQLPDIEEIERLWYEVQREMVETGRVVKFNSTVIKPSGEQAQQEVVRVGVYNLVSNGMYLTFDGSKIQELPRQPVDHLAGAKALQDSTSGIVDFGVDPTGPAGGQLLTALIDTPTFLERVDQGGEVGYVIVAVGFIGVFLGLWRMLVLFAMTSKVKAQLKSDKPNSNNPLGRVLKVAEENKNVDTETLELKLEEAVLKERPSIESGLAVLKIIAAVAPLLGLLGTVTGMIETFQAITIFGAGDPKNMAGGISAALVTTVQGLVVAIPVVLMHTLVNGRAKAVIQVLDEQTTGIIAENSERK; encoded by the coding sequence ATGAAAATGAAGTTTGTAAAAAGCTGCTTGATGCTTGCTGTTGCTGGTCTTCTTGGCAGTTCATTCGCTGTTGCACAAGAAAAGGCTCAGACTTTAGACCAGTTATTGGATATGGTTAAGAAGTCTCAAATCAGTGAGTCTGCAGAGCATAAGCAACGTGAAGCAGAATTCGCTCGTGACAAAGCTAATCAGGCCAACTTGCTTGCCCAAGCAAAAGCAACTCGTCAAGCGGAAGAAGCTCGTTCTGCTGCGCTCGAGAAAAAATATCAAGAACAAGATATTTTGGTAGCCGCAAAAAAGACTCAATTGAATGAGCGTTTGGGTTCTATGAAAGAACTCTTTGGCCATTTGACGTCTACAGCCGGTGACCTCCGGGCAACACTGGAAACTTCAATAGTAAGTGCGCAGTACCCTAACCGTGGCGAGTTCCTCGATACATTAATCGAGAAAATGAACAGCAATACTCAATTACCAGATATCGAGGAAATTGAGCGCTTGTGGTACGAAGTGCAAAGAGAAATGGTTGAGACTGGTCGTGTTGTGAAATTCAACTCAACAGTTATTAAACCAAGTGGTGAGCAAGCACAACAAGAAGTTGTTCGTGTTGGTGTTTATAACCTGGTTTCTAACGGCATGTACCTGACATTTGACGGTTCTAAGATACAAGAGCTGCCTCGTCAACCAGTTGATCATTTGGCAGGTGCAAAAGCACTGCAAGACTCGACTTCAGGAATTGTTGACTTTGGTGTGGATCCAACAGGTCCTGCTGGTGGTCAACTTCTGACGGCTTTGATTGATACTCCTACTTTCCTTGAGCGTGTTGATCAGGGTGGTGAGGTTGGATATGTAATTGTTGCGGTAGGTTTCATTGGTGTTTTCCTTGGTTTGTGGCGGATGCTAGTTTTGTTCGCAATGACCTCAAAGGTGAAGGCGCAATTGAAGTCAGATAAGCCCAACTCTAACAATCCTCTGGGTCGTGTGTTGAAGGTTGCAGAAGAAAATAAGAATGTTGATACCGAAACCTTGGAACTGAAGCTTGAAGAGGCTGTTCTTAAAGAGCGTCCATCAATTGAAAGTGGTCTGGCCGTATTGAAGATCATCGCAGCTGTAGCACCTCTCTTAGGGCTCTTGGGTACTGTTACCGGTATGATCGAAACCTTCCAGGCTATCACTATCTTCGGTGCTGGTGATCCTAAAAACATGGCCGGTGGTATCTCGGCAGCGTTGGTTACTACTGTTCAAGGTCTTGTGGTTGCAATCCCGGTTGTGTTGATGCACACCTTGGTTAACGGTCGCGCTAAAGCAGTTATTCAAGTGTTAGATGAACAAACTACCGGCATTATTGCTGAAAACTCTGAGCGTAAGTAG